The Aulosira sp. FACHB-615 nucleotide sequence GGTTCTTGCGTAAGTCCTATGGGTGTAAGGCTTTAGGGATTTACCTACTCTGAATTTTGAAGACTTAGATCCTACAACAATAATCAATAAACTAATTGCTTACTCTCTGTCGAAAGATATATTTAGAGAGCATCAAAAAAAGTCAAAATTTTATTTTGTGCCGAATAAGCGATCGCCTGCATCACCTAAACCGGGAATAATATAACCATGTTCATCTAAATACTCATCAATAGCAGTAGTGTAAACCTGTACATCAGGATGAACAGTGCAAAAATGTTGTAACCCTTCTGGGGCTGCTAATAAGCAAACAAACTTCATTGATAACGGGTTAGTGGATTTTAGCCTGTCTACAGCCGCAACAGCAGAATTTCCCGTGGCTAACATTGGGTCAACAACAATCATGTCCCGTTGTTCGACATCGTGGGGAACTTTGAAATAATATTCAATGGGGATTAATGTTTTTGGGTCACGGTATAAACCAATATGTCCCACTCTGGCTGATGGCATTAACTCCAACATCCCATCTAAAATACCTTGTCCCGCCCGCATGATAGAAACTAACACCAGCTTTTTATCCGGTGCAAGCACGGGTGCATTCATTGGGGCGAGGGGTGTTTTAATCTCTTCATATTTCAGAGGTAAATTGCGCGTTACTTCATAACCTAACAACAG carries:
- the upp gene encoding uracil phosphoribosyltransferase; this translates as MQNQVTVIDHPLIQHKLTLMRKAETSTTKFRNLLKEISLLLGYEVTRNLPLKYEEIKTPLAPMNAPVLAPDKKLVLVSIMRAGQGILDGMLELMPSARVGHIGLYRDPKTLIPIEYYFKVPHDVEQRDMIVVDPMLATGNSAVAAVDRLKSTNPLSMKFVCLLAAPEGLQHFCTVHPDVQVYTTAIDEYLDEHGYIIPGLGDAGDRLFGTK